A genomic window from Salvia miltiorrhiza cultivar Shanhuang (shh) chromosome 5, IMPLAD_Smil_shh, whole genome shotgun sequence includes:
- the LOC131024667 gene encoding reticulon-like protein B2: MEEIDSRDLSSSSDSEEEKPSSIKGKKVYRLFGRERPLHMVLGGGKHADVILWRDKKVSAGILGGATAIWFLFEVLEYHFVSLICHGLILGSALLFLWSNAASFLSRSLPEIPELRIPEAPVVKITAALRIWINKSLALLRDVASGRDMKKFLAVIVGLWIMSVVGRYCEFLTVLYTFMVVAFSAPRFYEKYEDQVDAFGEKAEAEFWKQYAVFDAKVLSKIPKYNKKMA, from the exons ATGGAAGAAATTGATTCCCGCGACTTATCGTCGTCGTCGGATTCCGAGGAGGAAAAACCATCGTCGATCAAGGGCAAGAAGGTCTACCGCCTCTTCGGAAGGGAGCGGCCCCTTCACATGGTCCTCGGCGGTGGCAAAC ATGCCGATGTAATTCTATGGAGGGATAAAAAAGTTTCAGCAGGAATCCTAGGTGGCGCTACAGCTATTTGGTTTTTGTTTGAAGTGCTTGAATACCATTTTGTGTCCTTGATCTGCCATGGCTTGATCCTTGGTTCGGCTTTACTCTTCTTGTGGTCGAATGCTGCTTCCTTCCTCAGCAG ATCTCTTCCAGAAATCCCGGAATTAAGAATTCCTGAAGCACCAGTAGTAAAGATCACCGCTGCTTTGAGGATTTGGATCAATAAATCTTTAGCTCTTTTGAGGGATGTTGCATCAGGGAGGGATATGAAGAAGTTTCTCGCG GTGATTGTTGGCTTATGGATTATGTCAGTTGTTGGGCGTTACTGTGAATTCTTGACAGTCCTATATACAT TTATGGTGGTGGCGTTCAGTGCACCCCGATTCTATGAGAAGTATGAAGATCAGGTAGACGCGTTTGGTGAGAAGGCAGAAGCCGAGTTTTGGAAACAGTATGCAGTCTTTGATGCCAAAGTTTTGAGCAAGATACCAAAGTATAATAAAAAGATGGCATGA
- the LOC131024666 gene encoding ribosome biogenesis ATPase RIX7-like — protein MESKHMMMSALGVGIGVGVGLGLASGTQAVGKWAGGGADANGLSPLIMEEEMIALIGNGRDYNVTFDQFPYYLSEQTKALLTSAAFVHLKKAHFSKHTRNLSPASRAILLSGTTEMYHQMLAKALAHFFEAKLLLLDANDFSLKIQSKYGCSSEASFKRSTSEATLSRMSELFGSFAMLQPREERRGLSRQSSGVNLSSYGQEGPSPARLRRNASASANLNNLALNTLGNSAPPKRAVGWCFNEKLFIQTLYKVLTKVSNINPIILYLRDVEQLFGRSQKLYIMFQKMLKKLSGSVLILGSRIVNQEDDYTSVDEKISSLFPYNIEIRPPTDENNLVSWKAKLEEDMKMFQYQDNKNHITEVLAANDIACDDLGSICMVDTMVLSNYIEEIVVSAISYHLTNVKEPEYRNGKLVISSSSLSHGLGIFQEGKSYGNDTMKLEAQVEQPKVTSDGAASALVAETKSVTTAPESKSEELPASKAPEVPPDNEFERLIRPEVIPASEIGVTFADIGALDDIKDSLQELVMLPLRRPDLFEGGLLKPCRGILLFGPPGTGKTMLAKAIANEAGASFINVSMSTIASKWFGEDEKKVRALFTLAGKVSPTIIFVDEVDSMLGQRNKSGEHEAMRKIKNEFMTHWDGLLTNPGERILVLAATNRPFDLDEAIIRRFERRIMVGLPSVENREKILKTLLSKDKAEGLDFTELATMTEGYSGSDLKNLCITAAYRPVRELIKQERLKDQKRKAEEVQQSGDNSNKTERVINIRPLTMQDLKEAKNQVAPSFASEGSIMSELKQWNDLHGEGGSRKKEQLSYFL, from the exons ATGGAATCGAAGCATATGATGATGTCCGCATTGGGTGTGGGCATAGGAGTCGGAGTAGGGCTTGGATTGGCGTCGGGTACGCAAGCAGTTGGCAAATGGGCCGGTGGCGGTGCCGATGCGAACGGCTTGTCGCCGCTGATCATGGAGGAGGAGATGATAGCGCTCATCGGCAACGGAAGGGATTACAATGTCACCTTCGATCAATTCCCCTACTATCTAAG TGAACAAACAAAGGCCTTGTTAACAAGTGCTGCTTTTGTTCATTTGAAGAAAGCCCATTTCTCTAAGCACACACGAAATCTATCTCCTGCAAGTCGAGCAATTTTGCTGTCTGGAACCACAG AAATGTATCACCAAATGCTTGCTAAGGCTTTAGCTCACTTTTTCGAGGCCAAGCTGTTGTTATTAGATGCAAACGACTTTTCTTTGAAG ATTCAGAGCAAGTATGGATGTTCTAGTGAAGCT TCTTTTAAAAGGTCAACATCAGAAGCTACATTGAGCCGAATGTCTGAATTATTTGGATCATTTGCAATGCTTCAGCCtagagaggagaggagag GACTGAGCAGACAAAGTAGTGGAGTCAATCTTTCATCATA TGGACAGGAAGGCCCTTCTCCTGCAAGGCTGCGAAGGAATGCATCTGCCTCAGCAAACTTGAATAATCTTGCTTTGAATACACTTGGAAATTCAG CCCCACCCAAGCGTGCAGTGGGCTGGTGTTTCAATGAGAAGCTTTTTATACAGACACTTTACAAG GTTCTTACCAAAGTATCAAATATCAATCCCATTATACTTTATCTTAGGGATGTCGAGCAACTTTTTGGCAGATCCCAGAAACTGTATATAATGTTCCAGAAAATGTTGAAGAAATTGTCAGGATCCGTACTGATCCTTGGTTCAAGGATTGTTAACCAAGAAGATGACTACACATCAGTTGATGAGAAAATTTCATCATTATTCCCTTATAATATTGAAATTAGACCCCCAACCGATGAAAATAATCTTGTAAGCTGGAAGGCTAAACTAGAGGAGGACATGAAGATGTTCCAATACCAGGACAACAAGAATCATATAACTGAGGTTCTTGCTGCTAATGACATTGCCTGTGATGATTTGGGTTCTATTTGTATGGTTGACACGATGGTTCTTAGCAACTATATTGAAGAAATTGTGGTATCAGCTATCTCATACCATTTGACAAATGTCAAGGAGCCCGAATACAGAAATGGGAAACTTGTTATATCCTCGTCAAG CCTATCCCATGGGTTAGGTATATTTCAGGAAGGTAAATCTTATGGAAATGACACCATGAAGCTTGAAGCGCAAGTTGAACAGCCAAAG GTGACATCAGATGGAGCTGCTTCAGCACTAGTGGCTGAAACAAAATCCGTGACAACTGCACCTGAAAGCAAGAGTGAAGAACTCCCAGCATCAAAGGCTCCT GAAGTCCCACCGGACAATGAATTTGAAAGACTTATCCGGCCAGAAGTCATACCAGCGAGTGAAATTGGTGTGACATTTGCAGATATAGGAGCCTTAGATGATATAAAAGATTCCCTTCAGGAATTAGTGATGCTACCGCTTAGAAGACCCGACCTTTTTGAAGGTGGCCTTTTGAAACCATGTAGGGGAATACTGCTTTTCGGGCCTCCTGGTACGGGGAAGACTATGCTGGCCAAAGCCATAGCTAACGAAGCTGGAGCAAGCTTTATCAATGTTTCTATGTCTACTATAGCTTCCAAGTGGTTTGGTGAAGATGAAAAGAAAGTTCGAGCATTATTCACTCTTGCAGGAAAGGTATCCCCAAccataatttttgtggacgaagtTGACAGTATGCTTGGTCAGCGAAACAAAAGTGGGGAGCATGAAGCCATGCGAAAGATTAAGAATGAATTCATGACTCATTGGGATGGTCTACTGACAAACCCTGGTGAGAGAATTCTGGTTCTAGCTGCAACCAATAGGCCATTCGATCTTGATGAAGCAATCATCAGGCGCTTTGAGAGAAG AATTATGGTTGGTTTACCGTCTGTGGAGAACAGAGAGAAGATTTTGAAGACGCTATTGTCAAAAGATAAAGCCGAAGGATTGGACTTTACAGAGCTTGCAACAATGACAGAAGGATACAGCGGAAGTGATTTAAAG AACTTGTGTATAACTGCTGCATACCGACCTGTTCGCGAGTTAATAAAGCAAGAACGACTGAAAGATCAG AAGCGTAAAGCTGAAGAAGTTCAGCAGTCTGGTGACAATTCAAATAAAACGGAGAGGGTAATCAATATCAGGCCATTGACCATGCAAGATTTGAAAGAAGCAAAAAATCAG GTTGCACCTAGCTTTGCAAGTGAAGGGTCCATAATGTCAGAGTTGAAGCAATGGAACGACTTACACGGGGAAGGTGGTTCGAGGAAAAAAGAACAACTATCTTACTTCTTGTAG